The nucleotide sequence ACCCACACCTGATTTGCGTGCTGAATGGGGCCTTTCTGTTTCATGCGGACCTGGTGCGCGCCCTTGGGATCCCCTGCACCATCGACTTCCTTCAGGCGAGCTCCTACGGCGACGCCAAACAGACGAGCGGAGAGGTGAAGCTCGTCAAGGACCTGCAGTTCCCCATCAGCGGCCGCCACGTCCTGCTGGTCGAGGACATCGTAGACACCGGCATCACCATGAACTACCTGCTGCATTACCTGCAAGGACGCGGCCCCGCCAGCCTGCGGGTCGCCGCCCTGCTCAGCAAACCCAGCCGCCGCCGGGTGGAGGTGCCGGTCGAGTACCTGGGCTTTACCATCCCCGACGCCTTTGTCTACGGCTACGGCCTGGACCGCGCCCAGTTCGACCGCAACTTGCCCTTTATCACCAGCCAGGAGTGATGCTGGGCACGGCCCTGCCTGCGGTCCTGATCGTCGTGCTGACGGTGGCCGTGGTGATCTGGCGCCCGCGCGGGTTAGACCCCGCCTGGGGCGCGACCCTCGGTGCAGGCGCTGCACTGCTGGTCGGCGCCGTACGTCCCGGCGAGTTGCCTGCCCTCTGGGCCGCCACCTGGAATGCGACCCTAACGCTGGTGGCGCTGATCGTCCTGAGCCTGCTGCTGGACGCGGCGGGCTTTTTTCGCTGGGCGGCACTTCATGTGGCGCGCTGGGGAGGCGGCAGCGGGCGGCGTCTTCTGACGCTGCTTGTTCTCTTCAGCGCCCTCGTCACCGCCCTGTTTGCCAACGATGGCGGCGTGCTGATCCTCACGCCCCTGGTGCTGGAACTCGCGGCGCTGCTCGCACTTTCCCGGGCGGCGACGCTGGCCTGTGCGCTGGCGGTGGGCTTCGTGGTGGACGCGGCCAGCCTGCCCCTTCCCATCAGCAACCTGACCAACATCATCGCGGCCGATGCCTTTGGGCTGAAGTTCAGCCGCTATGCCGAGGTGATGGTGCCGGTGAATCTCGCCGTGGTGCTCGCCTGCGTCGGCGTGCTGCTCGCGGTGTATGGCCGCTCCCTGCCCCGGCGCTACGAGCTTGCCGCCCTGCCGGAGCCGGGAGAGGTGGTGCGGTCGTGGGGCGTCGTACGAGCCGGCTGGGTGGTCACGCCGCTGCTGCCCGTGGGCGCGTTCGTGGCCGAAGGGCTGCACCTGCCGCTCTCGGCGGTGGTCGGCGCAGCGGCCCTCGCCGTCTGGCTGGTGGCCGCCCGCAGTGGAAACGTGAGCAGCCGTGCCGTCCTGCGCGCTGCCCCCTGGACCGTGGTCGTCTTCAGCCTCGCCATGTACACGGTCGTCTCAGGGCTGCGGGGCGCGGGCATCACGGGGGCCTATGGCGCGTGGCTGGCGAACTGGGCTGCGGCGGGCTCCCTACCCGGCATCCTGGCTGCTGGACTGAGTGTGGCGGGCCTGAGCGCCGGGCTCAATAACCTCCCGGCGCTCCTCACCGCCCTGCTCGGCCTACGTGACAGCGGCGTGACCGGGCACGCCCGTGACGTCCTGCTCTACGCGGCGGTGGTGGGCGCGGACATCGGCCCCAAGCTCACACCCATCGGCAGCCTCGCCACGCTGCTGTGGCTGCACGTGCTCGCGAGGCGGGGGCTGAAGGTCAGCTGGGGCGAGTACCTGCGCGCGGGACTCCTCCTCACACCACCGGTCCTGCTGGTGGGGCTGCTGACCCTGTGGGCCGTCCTGGAGACGTCTTAAGGGGACCCCGCAGGGACAGCGCCGCCTCGGAAAGCGCCACAGTGTGCGAACATGCCGGGATGAATCCGCTTCTTTGGCGCTCCATCCTGTTGACCGGCCTGTTGATCGCGGCCCTGAACGTGCTGTTCGCCGGGGCAGAATACGGCTTTGCCACCCTGCCCCTGTGGTTTTGGCTCGCGCAGCTTCTGCTGATTCCAGCCATGCTGGCTCCTGCTCGTCTCTTTCCGCAGGCGGCCATGACCCGCCCCTACCTGGCACGCGCGGCGCTGTATGGCTTGGGATGGGCCGCGCCCTACGCGGTCTACAAATTCACTGGGGACGCCCTGCGACCGACCTTCAGCCCCGTCGCCTCACTGGTCGGCGTGGTCTTGACCTGCCTGCTGTTCGGCCTGATCTTCGCAGCACTCCGCAAACCGCACTAAGCGGTCAGCGAGGAGGAAGCCATGAGGTTGGCCATCCTAGGAGACATTCACGGGAACCGCTTCGCGCTGGAAGCGGTGTTGGAGGATATCCGGCATGCTGCGCCCGACTTGGT is from Deinococcus sp. YIM 77859 and encodes:
- the arsB gene encoding arsenical efflux pump membrane protein ArsB, whose protein sequence is MLGTALPAVLIVVLTVAVVIWRPRGLDPAWGATLGAGAALLVGAVRPGELPALWAATWNATLTLVALIVLSLLLDAAGFFRWAALHVARWGGGSGRRLLTLLVLFSALVTALFANDGGVLILTPLVLELAALLALSRAATLACALAVGFVVDAASLPLPISNLTNIIAADAFGLKFSRYAEVMVPVNLAVVLACVGVLLAVYGRSLPRRYELAALPEPGEVVRSWGVVRAGWVVTPLLPVGAFVAEGLHLPLSAVVGAAALAVWLVAARSGNVSSRAVLRAAPWTVVVFSLAMYTVVSGLRGAGITGAYGAWLANWAAAGSLPGILAAGLSVAGLSAGLNNLPALLTALLGLRDSGVTGHARDVLLYAAVVGADIGPKLTPIGSLATLLWLHVLARRGLKVSWGEYLRAGLLLTPPVLLVGLLTLWAVLETS
- the hpt gene encoding hypoxanthine phosphoribosyltransferase; its protein translation is MSLAPGNGPVQITQEQLQARIQELGQKIRADYAGKDPHLICVLNGAFLFHADLVRALGIPCTIDFLQASSYGDAKQTSGEVKLVKDLQFPISGRHVLLVEDIVDTGITMNYLLHYLQGRGPASLRVAALLSKPSRRRVEVPVEYLGFTIPDAFVYGYGLDRAQFDRNLPFITSQE